From the Thermococcus guaymasensis DSM 11113 genome, one window contains:
- a CDS encoding 30S ribosomal protein S19 — translation MARKKEFRYRGYTLDELLNMSLEEFAKLLPARQRRSLKRGLSPEQKKLLRKIRLAKKGKYNKPIRTHSRDMVILPEMVGMTIHVHNGKEFVPVEIKEEMIGHYLGEFAMTRKVVQHGSPGVGATRSSMFVAVK, via the coding sequence ATGGCGAGAAAGAAGGAGTTTAGGTACAGGGGTTACACGCTCGACGAGCTGCTCAACATGTCCCTTGAGGAGTTCGCCAAGCTCCTCCCTGCCAGGCAGAGGAGGAGCCTCAAGCGCGGTCTTAGCCCGGAGCAGAAGAAGCTCCTGAGGAAGATAAGGCTTGCCAAGAAGGGTAAGTACAACAAGCCCATAAGGACCCACAGCAGGGACATGGTCATCCTTCCCGAGATGGTTGGTATGACAATCCACGTCCACAACGGCAAGGAGTTCGTCCCGGTTGAGATAAAGGAGGAGATGATCGGCCACTACCTCGGTGAGTTTGCTATGACTAGGAAGGTCGTCCAGCACGGCTCACCTGGTGTCGGAGCTACCAGATCCTCGATGTTCGTGGCAGTCAAGTGA
- a CDS encoding 50S ribosomal protein L2, which translates to MGKSLIQQRRGKGTTTFRAPSHRYRGAVKYVPLNVVKEKTLRGVVEEILHDPGRTAPVARVKFEDGTKKLILAPEGVLVGQEVYIGPEAPVAIGNTLPLAKIPEGTYVYNIEGVPGDGGKYVRAGGTYALVVSRERDKVIVQLPSGELKQFKPECRATIGVVAGGGRLEKPIVKAGKAYYIAKARNRFWPKPRGVKMNAVNHPHGGKEHHIGRPSTVSRRAPPGRKVGHIAARRTGRRK; encoded by the coding sequence ATGGGAAAGAGTCTCATACAGCAGAGGAGAGGTAAGGGGACCACGACCTTCCGCGCTCCCTCCCACAGGTACAGGGGCGCCGTTAAGTACGTTCCTCTCAACGTCGTGAAGGAGAAGACCCTGAGGGGAGTCGTCGAGGAAATCCTCCACGACCCCGGAAGAACCGCTCCGGTCGCTAGGGTCAAGTTCGAGGACGGAACCAAGAAGCTTATCCTCGCTCCGGAAGGAGTCCTCGTCGGTCAGGAGGTCTACATTGGACCCGAGGCTCCGGTGGCGATAGGCAACACCCTCCCGCTTGCCAAGATACCGGAGGGAACCTACGTCTACAACATCGAGGGCGTTCCGGGCGACGGCGGTAAGTACGTCCGCGCCGGAGGAACCTACGCCCTCGTCGTCAGCAGGGAGAGGGACAAGGTCATCGTCCAGCTTCCGAGCGGTGAGCTCAAGCAGTTCAAGCCCGAGTGCAGAGCTACTATCGGTGTCGTTGCCGGTGGTGGAAGGCTCGAGAAGCCGATAGTCAAGGCTGGTAAGGCCTACTACATCGCCAAGGCCAGGAACAGGTTCTGGCCCAAGCCGAGGGGTGTCAAGATGAACGCCGTCAACCACCCGCACGGTGGTAAGGAGCACCACATCGGCAGGCCTTCAACCGTTTCGAGGCGCGCCCCGCCCGGAAGGAAGGTTGGTCACATAGCCGCGAGAAGAACTGGTAGGAGGAAGTGA
- a CDS encoding 50S ribosomal protein L23 produces the protein MDPYKVIIRPLVTEKAVSLVEKENKLTFIVDRRATKQDIKRAVEEMFNVKVEKVNTLITMKGEKKAYVKLKPEYNASEVAARLGLF, from the coding sequence ATGGATCCCTATAAGGTTATCATAAGGCCGCTCGTTACCGAAAAGGCCGTTTCGCTCGTTGAGAAGGAGAACAAGCTCACCTTTATAGTGGACAGAAGGGCCACCAAGCAGGACATCAAGAGGGCCGTGGAAGAGATGTTCAACGTCAAGGTCGAGAAGGTCAACACCCTCATAACCATGAAGGGCGAAAAGAAGGCCTACGTCAAGCTCAAGCCGGAGTACAATGCGAGTGAGGTTGCCGCAAGGTTGGGATTGTTCTGA
- the rpl4p gene encoding 50S ribosomal protein L4 has product MKVKVFNLEGEPVEEIELPKVFSTPFRPDLIRRAVIASWTHRIQPQGRDPLAGKRRVTENIGKGHGMARVERIKTPPRFAAFVPFARGGRRTHPPKVEKIIWEDINKKERRLAIMSAIAATANPDLVRARGHVVDNVPAFPLVVVDDLEKVFKTAQTREIFKKLGIWDDIERAKRNTKIRAGKGKMRGRRYKKAKGPLIVVAKNEGIVQGARNHPGVDVVTVDNLGVELLAPGTHPGRLTIWTKGAIERLREIYG; this is encoded by the coding sequence ATGAAGGTTAAGGTCTTCAACCTCGAAGGCGAGCCCGTTGAGGAGATAGAGCTCCCCAAGGTGTTCAGCACTCCCTTCAGGCCCGACCTCATCAGGAGAGCTGTCATCGCTTCCTGGACACACAGGATACAGCCACAGGGAAGGGACCCGCTCGCTGGAAAGAGACGCGTTACCGAAAACATCGGTAAGGGCCACGGAATGGCGAGGGTCGAGAGGATAAAGACCCCGCCGAGGTTTGCCGCTTTTGTCCCGTTCGCGAGGGGCGGAAGGAGAACCCACCCGCCGAAGGTCGAGAAGATAATCTGGGAGGACATCAACAAGAAGGAGCGCAGGCTTGCAATAATGAGCGCCATAGCGGCAACCGCCAACCCCGACCTCGTCAGGGCCAGGGGCCACGTGGTTGACAACGTCCCGGCCTTTCCGTTAGTGGTTGTTGACGATCTCGAGAAGGTCTTCAAGACCGCCCAGACCAGGGAGATATTCAAGAAGCTTGGAATATGGGACGACATTGAGAGGGCCAAGAGGAACACCAAGATAAGGGCCGGTAAGGGTAAGATGCGCGGAAGGCGTTACAAGAAGGCTAAGGGCCCGCTCATCGTCGTTGCCAAGAACGAAGGAATCGTCCAGGGTGCCAGGAACCATCCGGGTGTCGACGTCGTTACCGTTGACAACCTCGGCGTTGAGCTCCTCGCTCCGGGTACCCACCCTGGAAGGCTTACCATCTGGACGAAGGGCGCTATAGAGAGGCTTAGGGAAATCTACGGGTGA
- a CDS encoding 50S ribosomal protein L3 codes for MGKVHRPRRGSLAFSPRKRAKSIVPRIRKWPKDSEVRMLGFAGYKAGMTHILMIDDSPGLTKGKEIFVPVTIVEVPPLFVYGIRAYKQGYLGLETATEVWFHELNDHVKRRIKTLPKNYDEEAFQAKLGQLEDLVNDGEIVDVRLLIHTQPWLIKLKKKPEVMEYAIGGDDVKAKFDYAKERIGKELRASEVLHEGELLDVIAVTKGKGTQGPVKRWGIKVQFHKAQRAGKGRHVGNLGPWHPARVMWTVPQAGQMGFHHRTEFNKRLIAIGENGKLVLNGEEIEITPKGGFPHYGIVRSDFLMIEGSVPGSFKRIIRVRPAIRPPKKKPPVERPQITYVSRESKQ; via the coding sequence ATGGGAAAGGTTCACAGACCAAGGAGAGGTTCACTCGCCTTCAGCCCGAGAAAAAGGGCTAAGAGTATAGTCCCGAGGATCAGGAAGTGGCCAAAGGACAGCGAGGTCAGGATGCTGGGATTCGCTGGTTACAAGGCCGGAATGACCCACATCCTCATGATAGACGACAGCCCCGGGCTCACCAAGGGCAAGGAGATATTCGTGCCCGTGACCATAGTTGAGGTTCCACCGCTCTTCGTCTACGGAATTAGGGCCTACAAACAGGGCTACCTCGGCCTTGAGACCGCCACTGAGGTCTGGTTCCACGAGCTCAACGACCACGTCAAGAGGCGCATAAAGACCCTGCCGAAGAACTACGACGAGGAGGCATTCCAGGCCAAGCTCGGCCAGCTTGAGGACCTCGTCAACGACGGCGAGATCGTCGACGTCAGGCTTCTCATCCACACCCAGCCCTGGCTCATCAAGCTCAAGAAGAAGCCGGAGGTTATGGAGTACGCCATCGGCGGCGACGACGTCAAGGCCAAGTTCGACTACGCCAAGGAGAGGATAGGCAAGGAGCTCCGCGCTAGCGAGGTTCTCCACGAGGGAGAGCTTCTCGACGTCATAGCGGTCACCAAGGGTAAGGGCACTCAGGGCCCGGTCAAGCGCTGGGGAATCAAGGTTCAGTTCCACAAGGCCCAGAGGGCTGGAAAGGGCAGGCACGTTGGAAACCTCGGTCCATGGCACCCGGCCCGCGTCATGTGGACCGTTCCGCAGGCCGGTCAGATGGGCTTCCACCACAGGACTGAGTTCAACAAGAGGCTCATCGCTATCGGTGAGAACGGCAAGCTCGTTCTTAACGGCGAAGAGATCGAGATAACCCCGAAGGGCGGCTTCCCGCACTACGGAATCGTCAGGAGCGACTTCCTCATGATTGAGGGTAGCGTTCCAGGTTCGTTCAAGAGGATAATCCGCGTTAGGCCCGCTATAAGGCCGCCCAAGAAGAAGCCGCCCGTTGAGAGGCCCCAGATAACCTACGTCAGTAGGGAGTCCAAACAGTGA
- a CDS encoding putative RNA uridine N3 methyltransferase produces MAWHVFIPDSLLEETDDPKIRTYKVGQVARACAIFGVEHIWIYRAGGRDGKFIKTVLEYMETPQYLRKRLFPIMPELRHVGVVPPLRTPHHKLKGKPKVGEIREGYAFRKGKRVYADIGLDELALVEGGVEGRATFRIVSTRPLKVVPAKPEEYWGYRVHLSRKPLAKTLKKAHLDLAIATSRKGRDVREVSLPPLEGEVGIAFGSPRKGVMELLGGEYEFDFVLNTIPNQKTKTVRTEEALLATLAIFNLMRRD; encoded by the coding sequence ATGGCTTGGCATGTCTTCATTCCCGATTCCCTCCTTGAGGAAACCGATGACCCCAAAATCCGGACGTACAAGGTTGGGCAGGTCGCGAGGGCCTGCGCAATCTTTGGCGTCGAGCACATCTGGATTTACAGGGCAGGCGGAAGGGACGGGAAGTTCATCAAAACGGTCCTTGAGTACATGGAAACCCCGCAGTACCTCAGGAAGAGGCTGTTTCCTATAATGCCAGAGCTCCGCCACGTTGGTGTCGTTCCCCCGCTCAGGACGCCCCACCACAAGCTCAAAGGGAAACCAAAAGTCGGCGAAATCCGCGAGGGTTATGCCTTCAGGAAGGGAAAAAGAGTGTACGCGGACATCGGGCTCGACGAGCTGGCCCTGGTTGAGGGGGGCGTTGAAGGGCGCGCAACGTTCAGAATTGTCTCGACGAGGCCTCTCAAAGTCGTTCCAGCGAAGCCAGAAGAGTACTGGGGATACAGGGTTCACCTGAGCAGAAAGCCCTTGGCAAAAACACTTAAAAAGGCTCACCTGGATTTGGCAATCGCGACCTCGCGGAAGGGTCGCGACGTGAGAGAGGTCAGCCTTCCCCCGCTGGAGGGGGAGGTTGGTATTGCCTTTGGCTCGCCGAGGAAGGGCGTTATGGAGCTCCTCGGCGGCGAGTACGAGTTTGATTTCGTGCTCAACACGATTCCAAATCAAAAAACTAAAACCGTCCGCACCGAGGAGGCGCTCCTCGCCACGCTGGCGATATTCAATCTCATGAGGAGGGATTGA
- a CDS encoding AAA family ATPase, with amino-acid sequence MLFSPYPKTKREELFDRERELKELEEAVKRGERLILLLGLRRLGKSSLLNVALNELTYPSIKVDVRKTYSEFSSVNRYVIGKMLLSGMSGRKKLVEEAKLFLERVKGVSVSGLKLEITSKDFSITELLEALNEYGEKAGRVIIAFDEAQYLRFGGATRYDGILAYAIDNLENLTFILTGSEVGLLFDFLKFDNPEAPLFGRYHHDVILDRFSPEISTEFLRKGFEEANFKVSRREIEGAVGELDGIPGWLALYGYMRVTRDLGHEEAMNEVLREAKSLVQTELSRLFAYSPRYRVILKAVALGYSRWKDIKDYLTLKLGYINDSNFSKLLENLVKSGYVEKKEGKYTIPDPVLQKVFREL; translated from the coding sequence ATGCTGTTTTCCCCTTACCCAAAGACTAAGAGGGAAGAACTCTTTGACAGGGAGAGGGAACTCAAAGAGCTTGAGGAGGCCGTGAAGAGAGGGGAAAGGCTAATCCTCCTTCTTGGCCTAAGGAGGCTCGGAAAGAGCTCACTCCTTAACGTTGCACTCAACGAGCTCACCTATCCCTCAATAAAAGTCGACGTGAGAAAAACCTACTCCGAGTTCTCATCCGTCAACAGGTACGTAATCGGGAAGATGCTCCTCTCAGGGATGAGCGGAAGAAAAAAACTAGTTGAGGAGGCAAAACTTTTCCTTGAGAGGGTCAAGGGAGTAAGCGTTTCCGGGCTCAAGCTGGAGATAACCTCAAAAGACTTCTCAATAACCGAACTCTTAGAAGCGCTCAACGAATACGGAGAAAAAGCCGGAAGAGTCATCATAGCCTTCGATGAAGCCCAATACCTTCGCTTTGGAGGGGCAACAAGGTATGACGGGATTCTCGCATACGCCATCGACAACCTCGAAAACCTAACCTTTATCCTCACTGGCTCCGAAGTTGGCCTTCTCTTCGACTTTCTTAAGTTTGATAACCCGGAAGCGCCACTCTTTGGCAGATACCACCACGATGTAATCTTAGATAGATTCAGCCCAGAGATTAGCACTGAGTTTTTGAGAAAGGGCTTTGAGGAAGCCAACTTCAAAGTGAGCAGACGGGAGATCGAAGGTGCCGTGGGAGAACTCGACGGGATTCCCGGTTGGTTGGCCCTCTACGGATATATGCGGGTCACAAGGGATCTTGGACACGAAGAGGCCATGAACGAAGTCCTGAGAGAGGCAAAGAGCTTAGTCCAGACAGAACTGTCAAGGCTCTTCGCATACAGTCCAAGGTACAGAGTCATCCTGAAGGCGGTAGCCCTCGGATATTCGCGGTGGAAAGACATCAAGGACTACCTGACGCTCAAGCTTGGCTACATCAACGACTCTAACTTTTCAAAGCTCCTCGAAAACCTCGTAAAGTCTGGCTACGTGGAGAAAAAGGAGGGGAAATACACGATTCCAGACCCCGTGCTTCAGAAAGTCTTCAGGGAGCTTTAA
- a CDS encoding RNA ligase, translating to MVSSGFRDLLLKLGLPEGRLHVLEGKGRIEEDTFEGIRYVRFRDSAKGFRRGTVVFEDGTVVSGFPHIKRVVQLENGVKRIFKGRPFYVEEKVDGYNVRVVKVKGRVLALTRGGFVCPFTTERILDFVNEGFFKDYPNLVLVGEMAGPESPYLVEGPPYVEEDIEFFLFDIQEKGTGRSLPAGERYRLAEEYGIPQVEVFGLYDRSRIEELYDLIERLSREGREGIVMKTPDMRKVAKYVTPYANINDIKIGSHIFFDLPHGYFMGRISRLAFYIAERKIRGEEFDEYTKALGEALLKPLVESIEEVSQGHEVEESFTVRVKNISTAHKMVGHFERLGVKIHIEDIEDLKNGYWRVTFKRVYPDARREIRELWNGLAFVD from the coding sequence ATGGTCAGCTCTGGCTTTCGAGACCTCCTCCTGAAGCTCGGCCTTCCAGAGGGGAGGCTCCACGTCCTCGAAGGAAAGGGCAGGATAGAGGAAGACACCTTTGAGGGGATCCGCTACGTCCGCTTTAGGGACTCGGCCAAAGGCTTCAGGAGGGGGACTGTCGTATTTGAGGACGGAACCGTTGTTTCGGGGTTTCCGCACATAAAGAGGGTTGTCCAGCTCGAAAACGGTGTAAAGAGGATCTTTAAGGGAAGACCCTTCTACGTCGAGGAGAAGGTGGACGGCTACAACGTCCGTGTCGTTAAGGTTAAGGGCAGGGTTCTCGCCCTCACGCGGGGCGGCTTTGTCTGTCCATTTACAACCGAAAGGATACTTGACTTTGTCAACGAGGGGTTCTTCAAAGACTACCCCAACCTAGTCCTCGTCGGCGAGATGGCCGGGCCTGAGAGTCCCTACCTCGTCGAGGGGCCGCCCTATGTGGAGGAAGACATCGAGTTCTTTCTCTTTGACATTCAAGAAAAGGGTACTGGAAGGAGTCTCCCTGCAGGAGAGCGCTATAGACTGGCTGAGGAGTACGGAATTCCCCAGGTCGAGGTCTTCGGCCTCTACGACCGGTCGAGGATTGAGGAGCTGTACGACCTGATCGAAAGGCTCAGCAGGGAGGGGAGAGAGGGCATTGTTATGAAGACCCCCGACATGAGGAAAGTTGCTAAGTACGTAACGCCCTACGCGAACATCAACGATATCAAAATCGGCTCACACATATTCTTTGACCTTCCTCACGGCTACTTCATGGGTAGGATAAGCAGGCTCGCCTTCTACATCGCAGAGCGGAAGATAAGGGGAGAGGAGTTCGATGAGTACACCAAAGCCCTAGGTGAGGCTCTCCTGAAGCCCCTCGTTGAGAGCATCGAAGAGGTGTCGCAGGGCCATGAGGTTGAAGAGTCCTTTACAGTGAGGGTGAAGAACATAAGCACTGCCCACAAGATGGTGGGCCACTTCGAAAGGCTCGGCGTGAAAATACATATCGAGGATATAGAAGACCTGAAAAACGGCTACTGGAGGGTGACCTTCAAGAGGGTCTATCCGGACGCGAGGCGCGAGATAAGGGAGCTGTGGAATGGGCTGGCCTTTGTGGATTGA
- a CDS encoding 50S ribosomal protein L16: protein MGLRPAKIDRDVDKPAYTRREYIRGAPGPKITIFDMGNLSAEFQYEVSLHAEQAMQIRQNALEAIRIQVNRYLQKNVGRSNYHFKIRVYPFQVLRENPMATGRKADRYGNGMRRPFGKPIGLAARVRKDQKILTVWVNEQHLKFALGAMHRAKMKLPYSAYYRIYDKDGNDVTTKVLSTIKL from the coding sequence ATGGGACTGAGACCAGCCAAGATTGATAGGGACGTTGACAAGCCCGCTTACACGAGGAGGGAATACATACGCGGTGCCCCGGGTCCGAAGATAACGATATTTGACATGGGCAACCTTTCGGCTGAATTCCAGTACGAGGTCAGCCTTCACGCGGAGCAGGCCATGCAGATAAGGCAGAACGCCCTTGAGGCCATCCGTATCCAGGTCAACAGGTACCTTCAGAAGAACGTCGGTAGGAGCAACTACCACTTCAAGATTCGCGTTTACCCATTCCAGGTTCTCCGTGAGAACCCGATGGCTACCGGAAGGAAGGCCGACCGTTACGGAAACGGTATGCGCAGGCCCTTCGGAAAGCCGATAGGACTCGCCGCCCGTGTCAGGAAGGATCAGAAGATACTCACCGTCTGGGTGAACGAGCAGCACCTTAAGTTCGCCCTCGGCGCCATGCACAGGGCCAAAATGAAGCTCCCCTACAGCGCCTATTACAGGATTTACGACAAGGATGGCAACGACGTCACTACTAAGGTTCTCTCTACCATAAAGCTCTGA
- a CDS encoding RAD55 family ATPase — translation MSRISTGVPGLDEMLNGGLLPGRAYLIKGGPGSGKTTLAIHFLMEGVKNGEKCLYITLEEPITTLKEDMGNFGFDLENPNLRLIDATPIGEKRSIFDGVLYQEFAASFEKLTGAINEELKGREYSRVVIDPITMMKLTIKDELEYRRAVIGLLKTIANYNATVLLTSEVGQTDIEEYLVSGVIELVTIRERGKPLRGIAITKFRGSPFDEELRPYKITDRGIEVYSKEVLFHGV, via the coding sequence ATGAGCAGAATATCCACGGGGGTACCCGGCCTTGATGAAATGCTCAACGGAGGTCTCCTCCCGGGAAGGGCTTACTTGATAAAAGGCGGACCTGGATCAGGCAAGACCACCCTGGCAATACACTTCTTGATGGAAGGGGTCAAGAATGGGGAAAAATGTTTGTACATTACCCTTGAAGAGCCCATTACAACGCTCAAAGAGGACATGGGCAACTTTGGTTTTGACTTAGAGAACCCCAACTTAAGGCTCATAGACGCTACCCCCATTGGGGAAAAGAGGAGCATCTTTGATGGCGTCCTCTACCAGGAGTTTGCGGCCAGCTTTGAGAAGCTTACTGGGGCAATAAATGAAGAACTTAAGGGCAGAGAGTACTCCAGAGTTGTCATAGATCCCATAACGATGATGAAGCTCACGATCAAAGATGAGCTTGAGTACAGGAGGGCCGTCATAGGCCTCCTAAAGACGATAGCCAATTACAACGCCACCGTTCTTTTGACATCGGAGGTTGGGCAGACCGACATTGAAGAATACCTCGTTAGCGGTGTCATCGAGTTGGTAACAATTAGAGAGCGGGGAAAACCCCTCAGGGGCATCGCGATAACAAAGTTCAGGGGAAGCCCCTTTGATGAAGAGCTGAGGCCCTACAAAATAACCGATAGGGGTATTGAAGTCTATTCCAAAGAGGTTCTGTTCCACGGGGTATGA